The Aedes albopictus strain Foshan chromosome 2, AalbF5, whole genome shotgun sequence region CAGTTGAACTTGACCGTTGTTGGCAGTTTATCAACTAGCTCTTGGAGCAAAATTGGATTTGTTAGATATCTTTGCAAACCAACTGCTTTAAGGTGTCCGCACAGGTTTTGTACAACCAACCCAAAACTGACAAGCGTCTCTAACCGGTCTGCTTTTGGTGGAGGAGTTGCTCTAACTTTGGCTATCATGTTGTTCACAACTTGTTCAGGGCGACCATATAACTGCTGCAAAGTGGACAAAACTTGGGGAACTGTTGACGGGTGCAGTAAGAAACTGCTGACGGAGTCCTTGGCACTACCTCTCAGACAACGTTGCAAACGCAGAAGGTTTTCCGAATTAGTGAACCCACATGTCTCTGTTGAGTGCTGGTAGCTACTTATAAATAGCGGCCAATCGACCGGATCACCAGAAAAAGTCGGAAGTTCCTTAATAACAACTTGGCTGGCAGCTAGTTGTTGAGGTGATGGCCCATAATATCCACTCGCATGACCCAAAGATTGAGCCGGAAACTGCGGTATGGCACGGAATGCATTCGGACCTGTTACTGACGTATTTGGCAATCCTGTATCAGAAGCTTCACATTGTGCAAGGAAACCCTGACCACAACTGGACGTTGCTACACCATCAGTCGATATTCCTGTCCACGACGCTGGAGGAGGAGGCAACGAAGAAGAACAAGCTCCGTCGGTTGGTTGATCTACGTTCCGATTGATGATGTCCTCTATCTCCTCGTGCAAGTCCCAATACTCCTTCTCTGCTTCTTTCCGCAGTCGGATGACCTTCTTTTCACGCAGTTGTGACGCTTCGATTTGTGATTGCAGTTGCTTCTCCCTACTACGCAGACATTTGATTTCATCCTGCAGTTCTGCAATCTGATGCTGTAGTGCTCCAAATTCTCGGTCTCGTCGCTGGAGTTGACTCCGTAAATCTGCTTCCGCAGTATGCATCCGCTCCCTGTCTTCGACGATTATCTTCTCCAACGTCCTGATTTGAGAATTCAGCTCTAACCGTTCATGGTCTCGTTGTCTAAGCTGCGTACGCAAATCTTCTTCCGATTCTCGTACCAATTTAAGCTCAGTAGCATTCTGCAActgtagatgttttactcggtttACCAGTTCTAGCTCGCGCTTTCGCCTCACATCAATGTCCAGCTGGTGCTTATCCATCAGATCTTGGATGACCCGatgttccgcttctgtttgtttcTGCAGCTGAAGAGCATTCTGTTTGCGGAGCTCTCCAGTTTCAACACTCCAACGCTTGTAACAGTGCGCACTAAAGCGATTGAGTTTTGTCGTCTCTCCTGCAGCATTTGGAACTACTTCCTCGACCTTGAGGAGATCCGCGTATGGTTGAATGTCGACATATGGTAAGTCGACCGGTTTGCTTTCTGGTTTTAGCAAATCCGCATCAGTTCTAACGTCCGCATCGAGAGGATCCTCAGATTCCTCCCTGTTCGTAACGCTGCCTATGGTTCGTGGGATCGATTTAACCTCTGATCTCGCAAATGCCCTATATTCTTCACGAGGGGGTGCCGCTGCAGATCCAACAGTCTTTATCGGTGTCGAAGAAAGGTGTACCCCCTGCGGTTCAGCCGGAAATGCATCACCAACGGAACAATCAGTATTCGCAGATTTCGCGGATGTCTGTCTGTTAGACATCTCACCGGATATTTCGGTTGCCTTTGTCTGTCTTACCCAATCCTCCGTTCGTTTTGCACTCATTTGACTGCTTCGCATACTGTGCACGCTTCGTCTTTCTTCATCATCTTGACGACTAAGCAATTCATGTTTCCTATCAATGAAGTGCTTGCCCCGTTCTAGCCGCTCCTGAAGTTCCCGCTCGTTTAACGCACGCTCCTTTTCGAGTCGCTCTCGGCTCAGCTCCTCAAGCAATTTTCGTTCTTCTTCCAGGCGTTGTAGCTCACGATCTACATTTGTCCTCCGGGCGCTAGACGTACTCGAAATACCGCTCAACTGACTCGGTGCTGATTCCAATACCACAGAAACCGCACTCGGTATACATAATGCACACACATAATTAGATGAACGTACCGTGGCTGTGTTGACATTGGCGCAGGTAAAATGGTACCAATGGCTACAGTTCCGACACTGTACCATATACCGCTCGCTGTTATTTGGTCGTTCGCAAGCGGCACAACCACGCAACTCACCACCGTCTGTATCGATTATCGATGGGATGAAAGAAtcttccgacgacgacgacgtttcaTTGCCATCCGGGTTGGGTTTAGCATTCGCCTGCTGAGCCCTTACCTGTGAACGGGTTTTTCGTACATTTGACTGCAAACTCATCCTGCTCCGGTTTGGCTCCggtagaattctttaagaatgttgCGGTAGATACGTTGGGAGTTCTTCCAGCAGTGATCAAAACACAGAATTTAGTATGATCAGCTTAAAGCTATAAATGTTTTATTGTTAGGATAGGTTTTATATCGAATTCATTAAGTTACTTACAATTCTGTCTCCGTACTATGTTTTGATCTACACACAACTTAATATTAAGATTATTCCGTAGTAGCCTGTAAGTAGCTTGTAAGTTTAATCTAGATGAGGAAATGCATTTAATATTCACCTTTTCACTATAGTTTATAAGAAAACCAAAACATTAGCAGGCTCTAAACAACAAATCTGAATCGAGTGTTTACTATGAAACTCGGCTACTCATTCTCTTTTGCCTGTCTTCGGCGTTGGCGTTTAATTGTTATTACGCAAGCCGAATGAGATGGGCAGTGGTACGCTGTGATAAATAGTGATGCTCAATTCATCAGGCTGTTTCGGCGAAcagtattaacgtgtattttaacttaaatgctaattctacacttcataTGATTGATTGTTTTGATATCAGCAGGAAGTTGATTCCAAAACTCAATTGCACGGACAATGAATGAGTCTCCATAATGTGAGGAGGAATACTGCGGAAATGTATAGTTTCTGACTCTTATACTTCGAAACGATTGCAATTTATCGGAGAGGTACTTTGGAccattttaagaaattttgaacaAACTTAAGCAACATCTCTATTTAATAAAATTGTTAAGGGAGCATCCCATAATTTCTCGTTGTAAGTGTGACACACTAGAGTATCTAAAAACATTGAAAGCCCAGCGAATACATGAATTCAACGCCACACAAAGTCTACGAAATGCTGTACTTGAAGCATTCATAATCAGCTCAACACCATAAAGAAAGTGCGGAAACAGCAATGATTTTATCAGCTCAATTTTAGTTGctctatagttatttatgtagcgAGTTGCAAAAATTTgtatttttcagcacgagtcgtacatacgaagagtgctgaaaaaacgagttttgcaacgagttccatactagttatttatgtaacgagttgcaaaaagttgattttttcagcacgagtcgtacatttatccaacgaggcttgctgagttggataaatacgaagagtgctgaaaaaatcgagttttgcaacgagttccatacaaaattttatgcaatgatttattcattatacaactcatttgagttgcataatgtttataatgcaactcaaatgagttgcataatgaacattatgcaactcatttcagttgcataatgaatcggTTGTTACCGTACGAAACGGTAACACTTTGCTTGGCTGATGGTTTGGGGAAGGAGGATAAATGTTTTTTTCGCGATAACGTTCAATTTGAACGTTCCGATGGGCAGCACCAGTGGTGTGCGGTTGGTACTGACGAGCATCCTCTGCTCGGTAATGAAGTCGACAGCGATGGTGGATCGGAAGTACGAACACGATGGAAACCGAACAAAGACGAAAGTGTGGGGCAAATAAAACGACGATTGAGGCATCCGAGCGGGGAGTAGAGTACGAGTCATCGCGCGATACGGACGTCGACGGGATCGGGCGAAGACCGCGTGGAAAAGACCCGGCCCTGGTGTTCGGTATCAAAGGAGCCGGGATCCTCGCGAGTGTAGTCCTGCCGAACTAATGCCGGACGAGTTAGTGCCGTATTAACAGTTCGCTAAACCATCAaacgtcaccccccccccccctaacggGCGGGGAACCACTGGAACGTCCGACCGGCGGCCTCTCCCGATGAAAGACTCGTAGGGGAATTGGGGGTGATCATCAAGTCTGGCTCAGTGCTTCTCCGGCACCTACGGTTTAGAATATGCTCGGACTCCCAGCGCCCCCCCCCTCACCACTCATCAATCGCAACGAATGCTCCATCGCCGACCCACACGTAGTACTTGCGGCTACGGAATGCCGCCAATAACCACCACGCTGCCCTCCTTCGTAGCGGTAGTTGCTGCGGCCCGCCGCTTTTCTCCATGGCCACCGCCAACCCTCGTCGCCTTGTCGACCAAAGCCGATTTTGTCATGACCACAGCCGCCGTTCTCTACTGCTATCGCCGCTCTTCGTCTTTTACGGCAACCGCCGCCTTTCGTCGCGGCCACCGCCGCCGTTACCACGACTACTGCCGCTTTGCGCTGTTCATCGCGGCGGCCCACTACAATCCTCGTGGCGGCCCACTACAAACCTCGTGGCGGCACACTAAGTACCTCGTGGCGGCTACGCCGCCGTCCTCGGCGTTTACTTTCCTCGGGGCCATCACCGTTTTCCTTCGTGGCGGCTACCGCCGCTTTCCATCACGCTCCCCGTCAACAACCGCCGCGCCCCACCATGAAAAGCCCGAATAAAGGATAGAATTGCAAATGTAAGTAGTTTATCCCCCTTTACCCATCATCCGAAAGCTCTCCCTTCGTCTAACGCCCTGGGACCTGGGAGCaaaagaggccttgagtgcccaccccggaagcggccgcggcttagaccagctgcttggggttTAGGCTGTCTCCTTCAGGGCCAGCAGGAGCTCCCAGGGTCATGAGAAGTTTCACGGTACGGAAAAgtaagtcattatgatactgaaatgagtagtataaaatggaaattataatactgaattgcataaaaaattttatgcaatgacttttttcataatgcaactcatttaagttgcataatgtttatattttttcattatgcaactcatttcagttgcataatggacCAGTTCGGAAATagtggccattatgataccaaaatgagttagataaaatataaattatgatactgaattgcataaaatagatACCATACCGCCCGTTAATTTTAAATGACGCAAACCAGCATAAATTTTGCAGCATTGATTGTTTATATGGGAGTCCCACTCTAGGTTCGACTGGAAAACTACACCAAGATTAGAAGccgaggctttccacggaccagcacgaatccattttgatcgatgttttttaatctacttgatattttttaatactattcctttttatgtgagaaaccattttttcatatcaaaagttcatattttgtctcgactaactttcaaatagggcctatgaaaaaatggaacacaagcacataaaaaattataacacagaagcggcttgttcgatcggaaatgtgtcttcagcaaagttgtagaataatatatggcggctctcagaagaatttatttagtttttcttctgaaaaaactgaattttgtaactaaaaattaaatatctcaaaaagttattttttttttccttcgtggtttttttgtgagaataaagttcattctgttagctatcatctgtaaaattttcatagtggtaaaaaaatgtacaaaaaagttatggcactttgaacatttttggttgcgtgtttttttagagtgttTGACGAGTTTCCCGCAAACCCTGGATAACAACTTTTGTTTTCTACccaaga contains the following coding sequences:
- the LOC134288057 gene encoding uncharacterized protein LOC134288057, with the translated sequence MSLQSNVRKTRSQVRAQQANAKPNPDGNETSSSSEDSFIPSIIDTDGGELRGCAACERPNNSERYMVQCRNCSHWYHFTCANVNTATVRSSNYVCALCIPSAVSVVLESAPSQLSGISSTSSARRTNVDRELQRLEEERKLLEELSRERLEKERALNERELQERLERGKHFIDRKHELLSRQDDEERRSVHSMRSSQMSAKRTEDWVRQTKATEISGEMSNRQTSAKSANTDCSVGDAFPAEPQGVHLSSTPIKTVGSAAAPPREEYRAFARSEVKSIPRTIGSVTNREESEDPLDADVRTDADLLKPESKPVDLPYVDIQPYADLLKVEEVVPNAAGETTKLNRFSAHCYKRWSVETGELRKQNALQLQKQTEAEHRVIQDLMDKHQLDIDVRRKRELELVNRVKHLQLQNATELKLVRESEEDLRTQLRQRDHERLELNSQIRTLEKIIVEDRERMHTAEADLRSQLQRRDREFGALQHQIAELQDEIKCLRSREKQLQSQIEASQLREKKVIRLRKEAEKEYWDLHEEIEDIINRNVDQPTDGACSSSLPPPPASWTGISTDGVATSSCGQGFLAQCEASDTGLPNTSVTGPNAFRAIPQFPAQSLGHASGYYGPSPQQLAASQVVIKELPTFSGDPVDWPLFISSYQHSTETCGFTNSENLLRLQRCLRGSAKDSVSSFLLHPSTVPQVLSTLQQLYGRPEQVVNNMIAKVRATPPPKADRLETLVSFGLVVQNLCGHLKAVGLQRYLTNPILLQELVDKLPTTVKFNWVLYQEQVPVVDLNVFSDYMTKISSAASGVTLNTNVPQSCLKDERTRSKERSYVNTHGRLEYSEGNRREDVDAIGVGGPTQKERENLSSGKPCSICNVDNHQIESCSEFKELDLDGKWEAVKMHKLCARCLTSHVRWPCKGQLCGIDGCQKRHHRMLHLTPAEVIDYQSDSHSSS